In Nematostella vectensis chromosome 12, jaNemVect1.1, whole genome shotgun sequence, the genomic window GCACATCTTCACGACTCCTCCCTGGTGCCGGAGGAGTGGTGGAGATATGCTAAAAATAACTCAATTCTCAGACACAAATTAAAAAGATCCTGGATCAAATGTATTTCAACAAGACAGCACAGCagaataagaaaatatatcTGTAAAGGGATGTCCAATATTCTACTCCATATTTGACAACCAACTGCCACAAGCATAAAGCATTGGAAAAGGATGTGCTGAGTACAAGCACCTGCATAAAATGCAGTGAAAAATTTAAACAATCTCCAGGTGCATTTTCCCATCAGTATTGTTCACCTTTACTTTGGATTCACTGAAAAGAATTAATTGGATTCAATGAAAAGAATAATCATGGGGTTTTTGGTAATGGTGCAAATAGAACGAGTTGTGTAAAATTGGTAAGAAACCTAGAAAAGATAACCAAACAAGGGATattcaaaatgcaaaatacatatCAATTTCAGTTCTTAGGCTATAGGCATGAGAAATGGCCGACTTTGGAGTCAGATAAGAATGAGGCAACAACATTAAAGTACCTCTATTTACCTGTGGGGCAACCCAGAAATGCCGAGGGTGGTATTGGCAGTAAGGGTTTTTGTTCttagaaaagagaaaagggaGGCTAGTGGTGTCTTATCACTTGCCCAAGGCAAACACTGCAATGGTTTTCCTTTGATGGTTTGAATGACTGTCTTTTTGTTTGAATGGTTTCAATTCCATGGTTTTACTTCCATGCATGGTTTTGTTGTCCATTTTTTTGATTAAGGATGGTTTGTAAGGTTTTCCTTCCATTCTTGAAGGTAGCCAGTTAGGGAAGTTAAGACTGTTACAGAATGGAAGCTGATGAGTGTAAATTAACGAGGAATGGGTAAGTCACTGAAGTACAGGCTAGCCAGTTGGAGGCAGGTAAAGTGGTGAAAGGCAGGTTAAATCGATAAGGGTATGTGAGATGATGGAGGTTGGAATACCTAATCAATATAGATATGTTCAAATGAAAGTattgttcttttattttttacttgctCTTGTATAGATAAGGGCTTCTTGGTCCCCCCGCATAATTCAATGCAGTATTAACGATCAATAGATCGGGGTATCACCCTTGCCAAGGGCTCATTGTCGCCAAGTTTTTATCTGACGCTATCTTGTAACCTAGGGCAATGGGAGGCTAGAGGTGGGATATCACTTGCCCAAGGTGAACACCTAGGGTAGTGGAGGGAGGAAATGCCTGACATCTCCATTCTACACCCCATGGATGTGTAGCCACTGCCCCTCAGGGGTTTACATGGTTTTCCTTCCATGCATGGTCCCATTGATCATGACTTTGATGGAGGGTGGTTTGTATGGTTTTCCTTCCATGGTTTGAATGGTTGTCCTTCCATGTAGGATAGCATTTGATGATGGCTATGATTTGACAGTAGGCTGCCAAGGCGCAAGGGCAGAAATAATTGTCTGGATGGCATGTTGCGGGAGGTGCTTCATCTGAGGGGCTTGAACATCCACAGCAGATGGTCCTGGCTTGGATTGTCGTCATGAAGTTCAGTAATCATTTCTGCTCTTGCGTCTTGGGTGTAAAGTTCAAAGCTGCTCGACTTCCTaaaagaaaagatgaaaatttaCATGTTATGTATGACGACTTAGAATTCGTCAGGAAATCATGATAAGCAAAACATTCTTGGGTGTGCAAAAGTCCTGAGACTAGCAATTAAGAACACATCACTCACTAACtaataatatgataatatGGCAATGACAGCTTGcatgcttgcatttttttaccaGGGCAAGCATAACCCAAAAAAACTGAAGACAAAAGCTTTTTGATTTTTGGTAAAGAAGCGATGAATACCAACAAAGAAAGCGAAAGTGAATTCTACTACCCCAGAGGCAAAATTTGCAAGCAAAAGtcaaaacaacaagaacaacaacaaaagtgaCCTTTCATGACTATAAAGAGAAGATGCCTAACAACCAGTAGGAACTGAAAATATCAATACAAGGGCAGAAGAGCAGGAAGGACAATTGGAAAGACATCAAGtgattttaatgttttttgttaCTGCTGTAAGGTATATTTCAATGAACCAACACCAGTAAAAACATTCTTTGATTATTATATTCGTACAAAAGTTCATATCACACCACAAAATTAATGTCATTCTGCTTTTGGCAAGTGTTCTTACCAGCGACCAGCCCTTTTGATTGTGCTATCATCAGCACCACATCTGGCTGCCCAGCGTGCTGCTGACCTTCTAATGCTATGTGTGGTGTATGGCTTCTCAAATAGGGCCTTGGTCATCTACAAGCAAGAgggaaataattaataaacgCATGTATAAAATATTAGAGAGGGAGCACAATTTTGTCTGCATATATACCTGTAACAAGCATGCAGTGCGACATGCTTGAGAATCCAGCATACTTTGCAGGCACTGCCAAAGGCCACTACGGGCAGTGCGAGTGTGATACAAAATTAAGAAAAGTGCATGGCATGGTCATATTATTACACCATTTGTAAGAATCTCTAAATTAGTTTTAAAATTCCTGCAACTTTTCTCCtcattttgtatttgtttttgaaaggAAACCACAAGAATGAGAGAAAAACAGTATTTTATGATTGTAAGCCAGCCGGAAAAACAAGTGATATTATATAATTTACTGTTCCTTATGACAAGAAATTAGAGATTTGATTAAGATATTGGTGTACTGATGTATTTACCTTGGAAAAAATAGTACGATATGAGGCCACACTTCGCTTTGATGGAAGGGCACGTCGGTTGTCCTTGGCAATGCGAGGGAAGATGTAACCCTTCGTGATTCCTAATAATATATCACTAGATTAGATTGCTAGGTTTCTATTGTTAGTAATGGTGGAGGTAAATTAAAGGTAAGGTTTtcctaaaaatgaaaaaaaaggaaaagaaataaagaaataggATGTGTAGGGGCAACCCAGAAATGTGACATTGTGCCTCCAATAACTTACCAGAAAACAACAGCCACGAAATGAGTGCCATAACAGGGCACAACTTAGGGTTTAGGGGATTGGCCCATAGCGACAGATTAACTCCTGCAATATGTAAATTATAACAATATTATATAcctcaaaagaaaaataactatTCACAAGAAAAGGTACACACCTTTGGCATGCTTGTCAGCCTTTGACCATGGCAGCTTTATCTGAATGTGGGAGGGAATTTGGCCAGAGTTgactaaaacaaaaagaggaagctgattaaaaaaattatagatgGAATGAGCTAAATCTAAGGATTGAAAATAATGTGACATTTGATAATTTACCATGACTTTAGATTTTATTGCTGATTTACAGTGATAGTAATAGTAGTAAGACATGTGTTCAGTCAACTCTACACCTCACTCAATTTTCAAAAGGATATAGGGATCCTTTTGAATGAACAGACATATAGGTAGTGCCAGGCTATGAATAGGAGCTTTCAAATTCTAATGAAGTTGTTCCACGTAGGCAGTGTAATTTTTGACTACTTTTAGATGAAATTTGCAATGAATTGCCATAATGCCATTACAATGGCATTATTATGATATAATGAATAAGTTTCAAATCTCAGATTCTGCATTTATTTGATTGAATAACAGTGCCAGACAGAAGTATAACTGCTGAAATACCACTAAGCCAAAAAATTAGGCAGAATAATTATAGGAAAGCAATTGAATAAAATGAACCAAAGTAGTCCAAGGCAAAAGagtataataaaaatagcaaaatattTTCCAAATTTGTAATGTTGTAATGTTTCATAAAAGCTGCCTTTCCAGTAGGCAACTATTAAAGAATTTTATAATTACAATATTCTAACTTCGATTTCAACCATGGGATTGACGtttctttgtctccagaaaatgtataaatgcaaggaatctctagtccatttccagctccacgatttatccttttccagttacaatagccatccacTTGTTTGTTGCATGCTTTAGAAATCGGCTAACAAAAGGCCCATGCGATATTCTCATGACGAAAAGCTTAAGTCGTTGATATAAACGAGCATAATGAGCAACTTTGTGTAGAATTAATTGCTATTAAGTAAAACAACTCACTCTCATGATAAGTAAAATACCTAGTTtgaaaatcaagcaataaaccaaaatattacagcGTTGTTGTTATCACGATAACttttagattccattttaattaagccaacacctattgttcaagtttttgacgcccagtggtcgcttatgagagcaagctctcgtaagagACCAGCTCTGTTAACAACTACAATTatcagttcccaaggtggtcgcttacgagagcttcaactgtttattgagattaggatattatcattgttttcctCTAATAAGCTattagatgtctatttagttCCTGCTTCTTCCATCTGCTGGACCCTTGATTTTGTGATAGTATCGGAGATTATcctagaatctactagatgccTTCGTCCTCTCTGATGGACCCCTCGAATATTATGGAATATTCGACTACAGAATCTATTGTGTCTGTCATGTTTGTAGAATGGACCTATATGTGATATTACCTGTTTATTTCTAATGCACTTTTTTGTGATGGTAATTAAATTGTTTACCTCAACTGTCTTCAAACAGTATTCTCTCATCTTGAGCATATCCTCAAGAGAGAATGGTGGCGCCTTCTTTGCCTCATAGGGCTTCATGCCGGCCCTCATGTCTCTTCTAGAAGGTCGGCGCTTCCTTTTATTTAAGGAACGTATCAATGTCTTGACACCTTTTAAGAAAATGATAGAAATAAAACCTTGAGACTGGAAGGATATTCTTTATTCCCAAGGTCACATAATTGTTTAGTAATAAACGAGAATCTaagtattcaatattttaacgcGTCACGTGAGCCGTAGTTTGTATGAAATagttaaagcaaaaaaaaaaaaaaaaactgtaatcacccgacctgcattttgtacccAACCTGCAGCCGACCTGCAACCTGCATCTTGTACCCTCCGTGATAGAAataaatcttgagactcccgcctaatgcgggagagttgacagctatgctacAAGTACAAGCCAGTCCAAAAATCTGTTTCTTGTACTGGTATAATGATAAGGCTGACAGGAATACTGACATAATCATGATAACAGACACTTACCAGCATCCTCCATAGGGTTCCCTTTTGGGATGATGTCTACAATTTTCCCATCATGATCCCTTTTAACTTGCTCACTGTATGGGCCAACATACCCAAACTTCGGCATCCAGAATCTGTATGACAGAGTCATTAACCAATTATATTATTGCAAAGCGtctaaacacattgacccctgaaccggcctgtaccggctttgggaagtacccacaacccaaaaaattcataaattcaaaataaacacaacaagatgaagatactcaggcatcagtctaagggataaatggtcttgcagatatgcatccaaccaaggtgttggcatctactcttaagccaaataatagcacaggttctttgacaaatctcaaatcgaacaaggagagaaaagcagaatcacccctctcaataaaacgctcaaaataccacacaagggagagagatcagcaaacacagctcaagacacaaatagatacctttattctgatcctccaggtacatttccttggcctcaaaacacaatgcccattccttgaaggattgtacaaccacgaaaatatgtttacgtattgcaaagcattctgggagatgcaggggaaaattcacgaggggagggccagtcaacactcctctccccaaagtcagatggttttttataagtcttttcaccccgaagccaaacgaatcaattccaggtcatacagacccagaatagcagtgtaaacaattttgcaatcaatttggtttcagaaaagacaccatttaggagagctgtggtgattcattagaaaattattttctcatccgggcaaagccaaacaagaaaaaatcatcatgaatccacctttgcttgcaaatatccataagcaaggcactcaattatgccccaaaagacttcatgatgtcctgagacactctcctaatatgctcatagctgtatttttgatgaaaaatacaagcaaccatcaacttgtgctggcttcagcacatcgacgagggattaaaagtggggaccgcaaagcactgttggaaagcttggataccgctgactaggtgcagctgtgtttgactttgacgggctgtataaaactcagaatagggggggaggtatctgttttcagtctgttttttgtaaattcagctccaaaaaagccaggagtcaatgggttaatcaaaATACCAAATCAAGTGTAGTTAATCAATATGGATGTCACTAAACCATCAAACTAGA contains:
- the LOC116605977 gene encoding uncharacterized protein LOC116605977 isoform X2; this translates as MPKFGYVGPYSEQVKRDHDGKIVDIIPKGNPMEDAGVKTLIRSLNKRKRRPSRRDMRAGMKPYEAKKAPPFSLEDMLKMREYCLKTVEESRRVTSSLALPRTTDVPFHQSEVWPHIVLFFPR
- the LOC116605977 gene encoding uncharacterized protein LOC116605977 isoform X1, whose protein sequence is MPKFGYVGPYSEQVKRDHDGKIVDIIPKGNPMEDAGVKTLIRSLNKRKRRPSRRDMRAGMKPYEAKKAPPFSLEDMLKMREYCLKTVEVNNLITITKKCIRNKQVISHIGPFYKHDRHNRFCSRIFHNIRGVHQRGRRHLVDSRIISDTITKSRVQQMEEAGTK